The proteins below are encoded in one region of Aeromonas veronii:
- the nrfE gene encoding heme lyase NrfEFG subunit NrfE, whose amino-acid sequence MLAELGYLSLLLATAFSLLQGTLPWLGLRLASPTLLGSARPLALLNAALLAAALVLLGICFAEDDFTLIYVAQHANSALPLGFKLAATWGGHEGSMLFFVFALALWGALVALVSKRVAPLILARVLAIMGLIVGLLGLYTLLFSSPFDRSFPGPLEGRDLNPMLQDIGLIIHPPLLYLGYVGFAVNFAFAMAALHSGRLDGAVAHWSRPWALGSWVFLTAGIALGSWWAYYELGWGGWWFWDPVENASLLPWLLGTALLHALIVCEQRGAYGHAVLLLSIFTFSLSLLGTFVVRSGVLTSVHAFAVDPDRGLTLLLLLGLLLTTALTLFALRADTRAPYARFGLRSKEGLLGAAILLLVVACASVLLGTFYPMVFQSLHLGSLSVGAPYFNTIFVPLALALMMLMTQIPRLRWQRLVKTSRLNTLLSPLFGLLGGGLLSLCYRDQGPLGWGGILANMIALWLLASLLLCFPFRTGLTHPARLGSLLAHLGVAVCALGIAQVSHFSQEGGAVLSPEHPYRLGAYEFRYEGSEPLLGPNYTAERITLSVHKGEKEVARLMPERRHYRVRTMNMNEPGIQWGLFGDLYVVLGEKMGPDAYAMRLHHKPLVRWIWFGGLLMMAGGALRLLGRRAMLPHPVASTNQAAPHATVPLHSSREPS is encoded by the coding sequence GTGCTGGCGGAGCTCGGCTATCTCTCACTGCTGCTGGCAACGGCATTCTCTCTGCTGCAAGGCACATTACCCTGGCTCGGGCTCAGGCTCGCCTCCCCCACCCTGCTCGGCAGCGCCAGGCCGTTGGCGCTGCTCAATGCCGCCCTGCTGGCCGCCGCGCTGGTGCTGCTCGGGATCTGTTTTGCTGAGGACGACTTCACCCTGATCTATGTGGCGCAGCACGCCAACAGCGCCCTGCCGCTGGGTTTCAAACTCGCGGCAACCTGGGGCGGTCACGAGGGTTCCATGCTCTTCTTCGTGTTTGCGCTGGCACTCTGGGGGGCCCTGGTGGCCCTTGTCTCAAAGCGGGTAGCTCCCCTCATCCTGGCCCGGGTACTGGCCATCATGGGGCTCATCGTCGGCCTGCTGGGCCTCTACACCCTGCTCTTCTCCAGCCCCTTCGATCGCAGCTTCCCGGGCCCCCTGGAGGGGCGCGATCTCAATCCCATGCTGCAGGACATCGGCCTCATCATCCATCCGCCCCTGCTCTACCTCGGCTACGTGGGCTTTGCGGTCAACTTCGCCTTCGCCATGGCGGCGCTCCATTCGGGCAGGCTCGATGGTGCCGTGGCCCACTGGAGCCGCCCCTGGGCGCTGGGCTCCTGGGTCTTTCTCACCGCCGGCATCGCGCTCGGTTCCTGGTGGGCCTATTACGAGCTCGGCTGGGGAGGATGGTGGTTCTGGGATCCGGTGGAAAACGCCTCTCTGCTGCCCTGGCTGCTCGGTACCGCCCTGCTGCACGCCCTGATCGTCTGCGAGCAGCGCGGCGCCTACGGTCACGCCGTCTTGCTGCTCTCCATCTTCACCTTCTCCTTGAGCCTGCTCGGCACCTTCGTGGTGCGCTCGGGAGTGCTCACCTCGGTGCACGCCTTTGCGGTGGATCCGGATCGTGGCCTCACCCTGTTGCTGCTGCTTGGCCTGTTGCTCACCACCGCCCTGACCCTGTTTGCCCTGCGGGCGGACACCCGCGCCCCCTATGCCCGCTTCGGGCTGCGCTCCAAAGAGGGGCTGCTCGGCGCCGCCATCCTGCTGCTCGTCGTGGCCTGTGCCAGCGTGCTGCTCGGCACCTTCTACCCCATGGTATTCCAGTCCCTGCACCTGGGGTCGCTCTCGGTAGGGGCTCCCTACTTCAACACCATCTTCGTCCCTCTGGCCTTGGCACTGATGATGCTGATGACCCAGATCCCGCGCCTGCGCTGGCAACGGCTGGTAAAAACCTCCCGACTCAACACCCTGTTGTCCCCCTTGTTCGGTCTGCTGGGGGGCGGCCTGCTCAGCCTCTGCTACCGCGATCAGGGACCGCTCGGCTGGGGCGGGATCCTCGCCAACATGATCGCACTGTGGCTGCTGGCGAGCCTGCTGCTTTGCTTCCCATTCAGGACAGGACTCACCCACCCCGCTCGCCTCGGCAGCCTGCTGGCCCATCTCGGAGTGGCAGTGTGCGCCCTCGGCATCGCCCAGGTGAGCCACTTCAGCCAGGAAGGGGGGGCCGTGCTCAGTCCGGAGCACCCCTATCGCCTCGGCGCCTACGAGTTTCGTTACGAGGGGAGCGAGCCCCTGCTCGGCCCCAACTACACCGCCGAGCGCATCACCCTGAGCGTGCACAAGGGAGAAAAGGAAGTGGCCCGCCTGATGCCGGAGCGGCGCCACTACCGCGTGCGTACCATGAACATGAACGAGCCCGGCATCCAGTGGGGATTATTCGGGGATCTCTATGTGGTGCTCGGCGAGAAGATGGGGCCGGATGCCTACGCCATGCGCCTGCACCACAAGCCCCTGGTGCGCTGGATCTGGTTCGGCGGCCTGCTGATGATGGCGGGCGGGGCCCTGCGCCTGCTGGGGCGCCGCGCCATGCTTCCCCATCCTGTGGCGAGTACCAACCAGGCTGCGCCCCACGCAACTGTACCGCTGCATTCATCCCGGGAGCCCTCATGA
- the nrfB gene encoding cytochrome c nitrite reductase pentaheme subunit codes for MGDLTMDFLRLMLMAAMLLTSLQGQAAEAAAPVPATHEVEFLRSADKACTDCHKEQTDGMHGKHAKATNPNNLAPVTCTNCHGLPSPQHREGVKDVMRFKDSFSQPLGKDDYPIAEQNSVCMSCHEPKPLREALWAHDVHMTKLSCTSCHQLHPAKEPMAGIPAQSRVKLCVDCHSKQHEAKAANSGAGVSKEAP; via the coding sequence ATGGGTGATTTAACGATGGATTTCTTACGACTGATGCTGATGGCAGCCATGCTGCTCACCAGCCTGCAGGGTCAGGCCGCCGAGGCCGCCGCCCCTGTGCCCGCCACCCACGAGGTGGAGTTCCTGCGCAGCGCCGACAAGGCCTGTACCGACTGCCACAAGGAGCAGACTGACGGCATGCACGGCAAGCATGCCAAGGCCACCAACCCCAACAACCTGGCCCCGGTCACCTGTACCAACTGTCACGGCCTCCCCTCTCCCCAGCACCGGGAAGGGGTCAAGGATGTGATGCGCTTCAAAGACAGCTTCAGCCAGCCGCTTGGCAAGGATGATTACCCCATCGCCGAGCAGAACAGCGTCTGCATGAGCTGTCATGAGCCCAAGCCCCTGCGCGAAGCGCTCTGGGCCCACGACGTGCACATGACCAAACTCAGCTGCACCAGTTGCCACCAGTTGCACCCGGCCAAGGAGCCCATGGCCGGCATCCCGGCGCAATCCCGGGTCAAGCTGTGCGTCGACTGTCACAGCAAGCAGCATGAAGCCAAGGCGGCCAACTCCGGGGCCGGCGTGAGCAAGGAGGCGCCATGA
- the nrfD gene encoding cytochrome c nitrite reductase subunit NrfD has protein sequence MWHDAFHFPSLVWDWPIAIYLFLLGISAGATTLSVLLRRKGAGSESGIIKATAILAPASVILGLLILIFHLARPWTFWKLMFHYQFDSVMSMGVMLFQLYMAVLFAWLAVVFRADIETLRGRFLKEKFAFVDSLVALLARCERLLAPLLLLLAVLLGAYTGFLLSALKTYPLLNNPVLPVLFLVSGISSGIAATILLAVTLFKESHHSQGVSFVHRFERPVLAVEILLLVCFFTGLYFGGGQKEVAMWAAIGSGFWAQVFWVGVVGIGMLLPQLLSLLTPAPLRERNGHLVLVCSLTLVGILLLRYFVLYAGQMTVV, from the coding sequence ATGTGGCATGATGCATTTCACTTCCCTTCACTCGTGTGGGATTGGCCCATCGCCATCTACCTCTTTTTGCTCGGCATCTCGGCGGGGGCCACCACCCTCTCGGTACTGCTGCGCAGGAAGGGGGCCGGCAGCGAGAGCGGCATCATCAAGGCGACCGCCATCCTGGCCCCCGCGAGCGTCATCCTGGGCTTGCTGATCCTCATCTTCCACCTGGCCCGCCCCTGGACCTTCTGGAAGCTGATGTTCCACTACCAGTTCGACTCCGTCATGTCCATGGGGGTCATGCTGTTCCAGCTCTACATGGCGGTGCTGTTTGCCTGGCTGGCGGTGGTGTTTCGGGCCGATATCGAGACCCTGCGCGGGCGTTTCCTCAAGGAGAAGTTCGCCTTCGTGGACAGTCTTGTCGCCCTGCTGGCACGATGCGAGCGTCTGCTCGCCCCGCTGCTCCTGCTGCTGGCCGTGCTGCTTGGGGCCTACACCGGCTTCCTGCTCTCGGCGCTGAAGACCTACCCGCTCCTGAACAACCCCGTACTGCCGGTGTTGTTCCTGGTCTCCGGCATCAGCTCAGGGATCGCCGCCACCATCTTGCTGGCAGTGACGCTCTTCAAGGAGTCTCACCACAGCCAGGGGGTGAGCTTCGTGCACCGCTTCGAGCGACCCGTGCTCGCGGTGGAGATCCTGCTGCTAGTCTGCTTCTTCACCGGCCTCTATTTCGGAGGGGGTCAGAAGGAGGTGGCCATGTGGGCTGCCATTGGCAGCGGCTTCTGGGCCCAGGTGTTCTGGGTGGGCGTGGTGGGCATCGGCATGCTGTTGCCCCAGCTGCTCTCCCTGCTGACCCCGGCGCCACTGCGGGAACGCAACGGCCATCTGGTACTGGTGTGCAGCCTGACCCTGGTGGGCATATTGCTGCTGCGCTATTTCGTGCTCTACGCGGGCCAGATGACGGTGGTCTGA
- a CDS encoding DsbE family thiol:disulfide interchange protein: MNRLRLFIPLLLSLALGTLLWLGLGQDPYRQDDATLGRSLPAWQSENLLGGAAIDTASLKGEPFLLNVWASWCPACRAEHGLLKELASTVPLYGLNYRDKGDAARAWLAQAGNPYRAVLADPDGKLALELGVYGTPETYLFAADGTLLSRHTGELTREIWQRQFLPLLNQARTTPLARQEGRP, from the coding sequence ATGAACCGCCTGCGCCTCTTCATTCCACTGCTGCTGAGTCTCGCCCTCGGTACCCTGCTCTGGCTCGGTCTGGGGCAGGATCCCTATCGCCAAGACGATGCCACCCTGGGGCGAAGCCTGCCTGCCTGGCAGAGCGAGAACCTGCTGGGCGGCGCGGCCATTGATACCGCCAGTCTCAAGGGGGAGCCCTTCCTGCTCAACGTCTGGGCCAGCTGGTGCCCGGCCTGCCGCGCCGAACACGGCTTACTCAAGGAGCTGGCCAGCACAGTCCCCCTCTATGGCCTCAACTACCGGGACAAGGGGGATGCGGCCCGTGCCTGGCTTGCCCAGGCAGGCAACCCCTACCGCGCCGTGCTCGCCGATCCTGATGGCAAGCTGGCGCTGGAACTCGGGGTCTATGGCACCCCGGAGACCTATCTCTTCGCCGCCGACGGCACCCTGCTCAGCCGCCATACCGGGGAGCTCACCCGGGAGATCTGGCAGCGCCAGTTCCTGCCCCTGCTGAATCAGGCGCGCACGACCCCTCTGGCCCGTCAGGAGGGCAGACCATGA
- the pbpG gene encoding D-alanyl-D-alanine endopeptidase, with protein MNMRPFLNLLLGAFLLPVSMHSVQAAPKSTFLEPRSNLVLSSDAFVVANPRTGEILSERNANRVMPIASITKLMTALVVLDGNQRLNETLTVTMDDVDRLKGTGSRLAVGSRLSRADMLHIALMSSENRAASALGRHYPGGRRAFIEAMNAKARMLGMWSTHFSDSTGLNPHNVSSAHDLAKLVAAASTYPLIRQYTSTDQRLIRNGKRQMHYRNSNSLVREGSWPILVSKTGYIREAGRCLVMETKVSQEPVIMVLLHADTPGARVADAKRIRSWLESSGRMSLTAQSTPPTKLFSAQ; from the coding sequence ATGAACATGCGCCCTTTTCTCAATCTGCTGCTCGGTGCCTTCCTCCTTCCCGTCAGCATGCACAGTGTCCAAGCCGCTCCCAAAAGCACGTTTCTCGAACCCCGCAGCAATCTCGTTCTCAGCTCAGATGCCTTCGTGGTCGCCAATCCGCGCACCGGCGAGATCCTGTCCGAGCGCAACGCCAACCGGGTGATGCCGATTGCCTCCATCACCAAGCTGATGACGGCGCTGGTGGTGCTGGACGGCAACCAGCGCCTCAACGAGACCCTCACCGTCACCATGGATGACGTGGACAGACTCAAGGGCACGGGCTCTCGCCTCGCGGTCGGCTCGCGTCTGAGCCGGGCCGACATGCTGCACATCGCATTGATGTCATCGGAGAACCGCGCCGCCTCTGCCCTCGGTCGCCATTATCCGGGGGGGCGCCGCGCCTTTATCGAGGCGATGAACGCCAAGGCCCGCATGCTCGGCATGTGGAGTACCCATTTTTCTGACAGCACGGGGCTCAACCCCCACAACGTCTCCAGTGCCCACGATCTCGCCAAGCTGGTGGCGGCGGCCTCCACCTACCCCCTCATCCGCCAGTACACCTCCACCGATCAGCGCCTGATCCGCAACGGCAAGCGCCAGATGCACTATCGCAACTCCAACAGCCTGGTGCGCGAAGGGAGCTGGCCCATCCTGGTGTCCAAGACCGGTTATATCCGTGAGGCGGGTCGCTGCCTGGTGATGGAGACCAAGGTCAGCCAGGAGCCGGTGATCATGGTACTGCTCCATGCCGATACCCCGGGGGCGCGGGTGGCCGACGCCAAGCGTATCAGGAGCTGGCTGGAGAGCTCGGGGCGCATGAGCCTCACCGCCCAGTCCACCCCGCCCACCAAGCTCTTCTCGGCCCAATAA
- a CDS encoding D-amino acid dehydrogenase, whose protein sequence is MKIVVMGGGVIGVTSAWYLAKAGHQVTLLERRGDVALETSHANAGQISPGYASPWAAPGIPLKAAKWMLQKHAPFTVRPTSDPFQIRWMLQMFANCTPAAYATNKGRMVRLAEYSRDCMKGLRDELALDYEGRQLGTLQLFRSQAQLDASKRDIEVLAEYGVPYEALDAAGCEGAEPALARVRGKIVGGLRLPGDETGDCYRFTNGLAAEARRLGVEFVFDCAIDELELSGGRAVAVRAGERRWQADAIVCALGSYGTGFLRPLGLALPVYPVKGYSLTLPMTDPDASPRSTVLDETYKVAITRFDERIRVGGMAELSGFNLALNPKRHDTLAMVVRDLFPEGGDIGHAEFWTGLRPMTPDGTPLVGPSPIPGLWLNTGHGTLGWTMAAGSGQLLADLISGADPAISDEGLTLARYG, encoded by the coding sequence ATGAAGATAGTGGTAATGGGTGGGGGGGTCATCGGGGTGACCAGTGCCTGGTATCTGGCCAAGGCAGGCCATCAGGTCACCCTGCTGGAGCGACGAGGCGATGTGGCGCTCGAAACCAGTCATGCCAACGCGGGGCAGATCTCCCCGGGCTATGCCTCCCCCTGGGCCGCCCCCGGCATCCCCCTCAAGGCGGCAAAATGGATGCTGCAAAAACACGCCCCCTTCACGGTGCGTCCCACCTCGGACCCCTTCCAGATACGCTGGATGCTGCAGATGTTTGCCAACTGCACCCCGGCGGCCTATGCCACCAACAAGGGGCGCATGGTGCGCCTTGCCGAATACAGCCGCGACTGCATGAAAGGGCTGCGGGATGAACTGGCCCTCGACTACGAGGGGCGCCAGCTCGGCACCCTGCAGCTGTTTCGCAGCCAGGCCCAGCTCGACGCCAGCAAGCGCGACATCGAAGTACTGGCTGAATATGGCGTCCCCTACGAGGCGCTCGATGCCGCCGGCTGCGAGGGGGCCGAACCCGCCCTCGCTCGGGTACGTGGCAAGATAGTGGGCGGGCTGCGCCTGCCTGGGGACGAGACCGGTGACTGCTACCGCTTTACCAATGGCCTGGCGGCCGAAGCTCGCCGTCTGGGGGTGGAATTTGTCTTCGACTGCGCCATCGACGAGCTTGAACTGAGCGGGGGACGCGCCGTCGCCGTGCGCGCTGGTGAGCGGCGCTGGCAGGCCGATGCCATCGTCTGTGCCCTCGGCAGCTATGGCACCGGCTTCCTGCGCCCCCTCGGCCTCGCCCTGCCCGTCTATCCGGTCAAGGGGTACTCCCTCACCCTGCCGATGACAGATCCGGATGCATCCCCCCGCAGCACTGTGCTGGATGAAACCTACAAGGTGGCCATCACTCGCTTCGATGAGCGGATCCGGGTCGGCGGCATGGCCGAGCTCAGCGGCTTCAACCTCGCCCTCAACCCCAAACGCCACGACACCCTGGCCATGGTGGTGCGGGATCTCTTCCCCGAGGGCGGCGACATCGGCCATGCCGAGTTCTGGACCGGGCTGCGCCCCATGACGCCGGACGGCACCCCGCTGGTGGGGCCAAGCCCCATTCCCGGGCTCTGGCTCAACACCGGCCATGGCACCCTGGGCTGGACCATGGCGGCAGGCTCCGGCCAGCTGCTGGCGGATCTCATCTCGGGCGCTGACCCCGCCATCAGCGACGAGGGACTGACCCTGGCCCGCTACGGCTAG
- the nrfF gene encoding heme lyase NrfEFG subunit NrfF, which translates to MRTLALLSLLLPLLLSLSPAARASGVDTYQFSHPERQSRAQELARALRCPQCQNQNLVESNSPIARDLRLEVYRWVDEGQSDEQVITRMTERFGDFVRYDPPFKVSTTLLWGGPLLILLLATHRLRRSFKHASASRSPLQETETPSTIPDSRAALNRQIMAEQQAGIPDHSPLYQELTQACLANATPLAERRLQARIASADHRRPLRWLWLLLPLLIAITGFYASTGRYQAWQAHQSRPDPLAGLSPRDLQDKELGALYQRLQVNPADRDGWAELGQLYLYRDDYDNAWLAYQRLALLEGGASSATQAAQATVLYYQAGQVLTPEAQRLLGSALKQDAGEVSALMLLASDHFLHGRYGKAIALWQRLLDEERPRINRAALIQAIQTARIMGG; encoded by the coding sequence ATGAGAACCCTGGCGCTGCTGTCCCTGCTGCTCCCGTTGCTCCTTTCCCTTAGCCCGGCGGCCCGCGCCAGCGGAGTCGATACCTATCAGTTCAGTCACCCCGAACGTCAGAGCCGCGCCCAGGAGCTGGCCCGCGCCCTGCGCTGCCCCCAATGCCAGAACCAGAACCTGGTGGAATCCAACTCACCCATCGCCCGGGATCTGCGCCTCGAGGTCTACCGCTGGGTGGATGAGGGGCAGAGCGATGAGCAGGTGATCACCCGCATGACAGAGCGCTTCGGCGACTTCGTGCGCTACGATCCCCCCTTCAAGGTCAGTACCACCCTGCTCTGGGGCGGCCCCCTGCTGATCTTGCTGCTGGCCACGCATCGGCTGCGCCGCAGCTTCAAACACGCCAGCGCTTCCCGCTCCCCCTTGCAGGAAACCGAGACGCCATCCACCATCCCGGACTCCAGAGCTGCGCTGAATCGGCAGATCATGGCCGAGCAACAGGCAGGGATCCCTGACCATTCCCCTCTATATCAGGAACTGACCCAGGCCTGCCTGGCCAATGCCACTCCCCTTGCCGAGCGGCGCCTGCAGGCCAGAATAGCGAGCGCGGATCACCGCCGCCCCCTGCGCTGGCTCTGGTTGCTGCTGCCGCTCCTTATCGCCATCACCGGTTTTTATGCCAGCACGGGGCGCTATCAGGCCTGGCAGGCCCATCAATCCCGCCCCGATCCCCTGGCGGGGTTGAGCCCCCGGGACCTGCAGGACAAGGAGCTCGGCGCTCTGTACCAGCGCCTTCAGGTCAACCCGGCCGATCGCGATGGCTGGGCCGAGCTCGGCCAGCTCTATCTCTATCGGGACGATTACGACAACGCCTGGCTCGCCTATCAGCGTCTGGCACTGCTGGAAGGAGGTGCCAGCTCCGCTACCCAGGCCGCCCAGGCCACCGTTCTCTATTACCAGGCAGGTCAAGTGCTTACCCCTGAGGCACAGCGCCTGCTGGGGAGCGCACTCAAGCAGGACGCGGGGGAAGTGAGTGCCCTGATGTTGCTCGCCTCGGATCACTTCCTGCACGGCCGCTACGGCAAGGCCATCGCCCTGTGGCAACGGCTGCTGGACGAGGAGCGCCCCCGCATCAACCGGGCCGCGCTGATCCAGGCCATCCAGACCGCCCGCATCATGGGAGGATAA
- a CDS encoding TetR/AcrR family transcriptional regulator: MRRQPRQQRSLEAASRIEQATLALLQEQGFAALNTNAIAERAGVGIKSLYHLYPNKEAIICRLAMDWLGAVCEAQEAIREQALSWPQTLQMLDEALVALDERFVGYGALWQAMDLIPALHGVEQEHERGQIAFWSERLRHFGCRWPEPELITLVRYFYRTTDVAKQCTKGQGEPGVLMWQLHRRWCEQLIGAAIAEPDPSLVWRVLPGLTSG, translated from the coding sequence ATGCGGCGTCAGCCGAGGCAGCAGCGCAGCCTGGAGGCGGCGAGCCGCATCGAGCAAGCCACCCTGGCGCTGCTGCAAGAGCAGGGGTTCGCGGCGCTCAACACCAATGCCATCGCCGAGCGGGCCGGAGTAGGCATCAAGTCGCTCTATCACCTCTATCCCAACAAGGAGGCGATCATCTGCCGCCTCGCCATGGACTGGTTGGGTGCGGTGTGCGAGGCGCAGGAGGCGATCCGCGAGCAGGCCCTGAGCTGGCCCCAGACCCTGCAGATGCTGGACGAGGCCCTGGTGGCCCTGGACGAGCGCTTCGTCGGCTACGGGGCGCTCTGGCAGGCGATGGATCTCATCCCCGCCCTGCACGGGGTGGAGCAGGAGCACGAGCGCGGCCAGATAGCCTTCTGGTCGGAGCGGCTGCGCCACTTCGGTTGCCGCTGGCCAGAGCCCGAACTTATCACCCTGGTGCGCTACTTCTATCGGACGACGGACGTGGCCAAGCAGTGCACCAAGGGACAGGGGGAGCCGGGTGTGCTGATGTGGCAACTGCACAGGCGCTGGTGTGAGCAACTGATCGGTGCTGCCATCGCGGAGCCGGATCCGTCCCTTGTTTGGCGCGTCCTCCCCGGTCTGACATCAGGCTGA
- a CDS encoding 4Fe-4S dicluster domain-containing protein → MSCSRRQFMAGMSAGTLIMMTGSRSLASTLAHSQTIDGVRYGMLHDETACIGCTACMDACREVNLVPEGVSRLEILRTGPIGEFPDADYHFFRKSCQHCDNAPCVHVCPTGASHLRVEDGIVDVNPDLCVGCMYCLAACPYQVRFINPVTRVADKCDFCRKTNLAAGKEPACVESCPTKALVFGNLDDPDSPIAKRLVKETTYRYKQALGTSPKMYRVPKGEITS, encoded by the coding sequence ATGAGCTGCTCTCGCCGTCAATTCATGGCGGGGATGAGCGCGGGCACCCTCATCATGATGACGGGTTCCCGCTCCCTTGCCAGCACCCTCGCCCACAGCCAGACCATCGATGGCGTGCGCTACGGCATGCTGCACGACGAAACCGCCTGCATCGGCTGCACCGCCTGCATGGATGCCTGCCGGGAGGTGAATCTGGTGCCGGAGGGGGTATCCCGCCTCGAGATCCTCCGCACCGGCCCCATCGGTGAATTTCCCGATGCGGACTACCACTTCTTTCGCAAGTCCTGTCAGCACTGCGACAACGCACCCTGTGTTCACGTCTGCCCGACCGGCGCCTCCCACCTTCGCGTGGAAGACGGCATCGTCGATGTGAACCCGGATCTCTGCGTCGGCTGCATGTATTGCCTGGCCGCCTGCCCCTACCAGGTCCGCTTCATCAACCCGGTCACCCGGGTGGCGGACAAGTGCGACTTCTGCCGCAAGACCAACCTGGCAGCAGGCAAGGAGCCGGCCTGCGTGGAATCCTGCCCCACCAAGGCACTGGTGTTCGGCAATCTGGACGATCCGGACAGCCCCATCGCCAAACGGCTGGTGAAGGAGACTACCTACCGCTACAAGCAGGCGCTCGGCACCTCGCCCAAGATGTATCGCGTGCCCAAAGGGGAGATAACGTCATGA
- the nrfA gene encoding ammonia-forming nitrite reductase cytochrome c552 subunit → MTVGSNNNMLRQGLAALLLTALLGASGSALAEETAAKGKIEARNELFAKDHGDQFSSWQATSESKERTDALAEDPNMVVLWAGYPFSKDYNKPRGHAYALTDVRETLRTGAPKSAEDGPLPMACWSCKGPDVARVIDEKGEDGYFKGMWAKGGPEIVNTIGCADCHDTASKEFKEGKPALHLSRPYADRAMTAIGKPFKEQGRFDQQSQVCGQCHVEYYFSGPTKAVKFPWDKGTSVEQMEEYYDEIGFADWTHALSKTPMLKAQHPEYETWRAGIHGQNNVACVDCHMPKVQNEQGKVYTDHKVGNPFDRFEQTCRNCHTQSKEMLQDIVHQRKEAVVETKLKVEKQLVHAHFEAKAAWDAGATEAEMKDILQDIRHAQWRWDFAIASHGVQAHAPEVALKMLGSALDKAADARTKLARLLAAKGISHEIAIPDVSTKEKAQAALGMDMKQMNADKAQFLKTTVPAWDAEAKAAGRLAQ, encoded by the coding sequence ATGACCGTGGGTTCAAATAACAACATGTTGAGGCAGGGCCTGGCGGCCTTGCTACTGACCGCTCTGCTCGGCGCCAGCGGCTCGGCACTGGCCGAAGAGACCGCCGCCAAGGGCAAGATAGAGGCGCGCAACGAGCTGTTCGCCAAGGATCATGGGGATCAGTTCAGCAGCTGGCAGGCCACCAGTGAGAGCAAGGAACGTACCGACGCCCTGGCCGAAGACCCCAACATGGTGGTGCTCTGGGCCGGTTACCCCTTCTCCAAGGATTACAACAAACCCCGTGGTCACGCCTATGCCCTGACCGACGTGCGGGAAACCCTGCGCACCGGCGCCCCCAAGAGCGCCGAAGACGGCCCCCTGCCCATGGCGTGCTGGAGCTGCAAGGGCCCGGATGTAGCCCGGGTTATCGATGAGAAGGGCGAAGATGGCTACTTCAAGGGGATGTGGGCCAAGGGCGGGCCGGAGATCGTCAACACCATTGGCTGCGCCGATTGCCATGACACCGCCTCCAAAGAGTTCAAGGAGGGCAAACCCGCCCTGCACCTCTCCCGTCCCTATGCGGACCGCGCCATGACCGCCATCGGCAAGCCGTTCAAGGAACAGGGTCGCTTCGATCAGCAGTCCCAGGTGTGCGGTCAATGTCACGTGGAGTACTACTTCAGCGGGCCCACCAAGGCGGTGAAATTCCCCTGGGACAAGGGCACCTCGGTCGAGCAGATGGAGGAGTATTATGACGAAATAGGCTTCGCCGACTGGACCCATGCCCTCTCCAAGACCCCCATGCTCAAGGCCCAGCACCCGGAATACGAGACCTGGCGCGCCGGTATTCACGGCCAGAACAATGTCGCCTGCGTCGACTGCCACATGCCCAAGGTGCAAAACGAACAGGGCAAGGTCTACACGGATCACAAGGTCGGCAACCCGTTCGATCGCTTCGAGCAGACCTGCCGCAACTGCCACACCCAGAGCAAGGAGATGCTGCAGGACATCGTTCACCAGCGTAAGGAAGCCGTGGTCGAGACCAAGCTGAAGGTCGAGAAGCAGCTGGTACACGCCCACTTCGAAGCCAAGGCGGCCTGGGATGCCGGCGCCACCGAAGCCGAAATGAAAGACATCCTGCAAGACATCCGTCACGCCCAGTGGCGCTGGGACTTCGCCATTGCCTCTCACGGGGTGCAGGCACACGCGCCGGAAGTGGCTCTGAAGATGCTCGGCAGCGCCCTGGACAAGGCCGCCGATGCACGCACCAAGCTCGCTCGCCTCCTGGCCGCCAAGGGGATCAGCCACGAAATCGCCATTCCTGACGTCTCCACCAAGGAGAAGGCCCAGGCCGCCCTTGGCATGGACATGAAACAGATGAATGCAGACAAGGCCCAGTTCCTCAAGACCACTGTACCCGCCTGGGATGCCGAGGCCAAAGCGGCCGGACGGCTCGCACAATGA